The Candidatus Mycolicibacterium alkanivorans genome contains a region encoding:
- the serC gene encoding phosphoserine transaminase, producing MAESETIGVRGSSNTLTIPEGIKPGDGRFGSGPSKVRPEQLQALVAAGHLLGTSHRQRPIKDLVGRVRDGLRRYFSVPDGYEVILGNGGATAFWDAAAFGLIDTRSLHLTYGEFSAKFASAVAKNPFVGDPIIIKADPGTAPAPQSDPSVDVIAWAHNETSTGVAVPVQRPAGSGDALIVIDATSGAGGLPVDISDTDAYYFAPQKNFAGDGGLWLAIVSPAALARIESIAAGGRWVPAFLSLPIAVENSRKNQTYNTPAIATLVLLESQLDWLLGNGGLDWAVKRTADSSQRLHSWAQSTSYATPFVTDPHLRSQVVGTIDFSDEVDAAAVAKVLRENGIVDTEPYRKLGRNQLRVATFPAVEPDDVSALTACIDWVVERL from the coding sequence ATGGCCGAGTCTGAAACTATTGGTGTACGCGGCTCGTCGAACACCCTCACCATCCCCGAGGGCATCAAGCCCGGGGATGGACGATTTGGGTCCGGCCCGTCGAAGGTGAGACCCGAGCAGTTGCAGGCATTGGTCGCCGCCGGTCACCTACTCGGCACCTCGCATCGGCAGCGGCCGATCAAAGACCTGGTAGGCCGGGTCCGCGACGGGCTCCGCCGGTACTTCTCGGTGCCAGACGGCTATGAGGTCATCCTCGGCAACGGCGGGGCGACCGCGTTCTGGGACGCTGCCGCGTTCGGGCTCATCGACACGCGGTCGCTGCACCTGACCTATGGCGAGTTCAGCGCGAAGTTCGCCTCCGCGGTGGCCAAGAACCCGTTCGTCGGCGATCCGATCATCATCAAGGCCGACCCCGGCACCGCGCCCGCGCCGCAGTCGGATCCGTCGGTGGACGTGATCGCCTGGGCACACAACGAGACCTCCACCGGCGTCGCCGTGCCGGTGCAGCGGCCTGCGGGCTCGGGAGACGCGCTGATCGTCATCGACGCGACCTCCGGCGCCGGCGGCCTGCCGGTCGACATCAGCGACACCGACGCCTATTACTTCGCCCCGCAGAAGAATTTCGCCGGCGACGGCGGACTGTGGTTGGCGATTGTGAGCCCCGCAGCATTGGCACGCATCGAGTCCATCGCTGCGGGCGGCCGTTGGGTTCCCGCCTTCCTGTCCCTGCCGATCGCCGTCGAGAACAGCAGGAAGAACCAGACCTACAACACGCCCGCAATCGCCACGCTGGTGCTGCTCGAAAGCCAGTTGGACTGGCTACTGGGCAACGGCGGGCTGGACTGGGCGGTCAAGCGCACCGCCGACTCCTCGCAGCGGCTGCACTCCTGGGCACAGTCGACCTCCTACGCCACACCGTTCGTCACCGATCCGCACCTGCGCTCGCAGGTCGTCGGGACGATCGATTTCAGCGACGAGGTCGACGCCGCCGCAGTGGCCAAGGTGCTGCGGGAAAACGGCATCGTGGACACCGAGCCGTACCGCAAACTGGGCCGCAACCAGCTGCGCGTCGCGACATTCCCGGCCGTGGAGCCCGACGACGTCAGCGCCCTCACCGCCTGCATC